A part of Quatrionicoccus australiensis genomic DNA contains:
- a CDS encoding transglycosylase SLT domain-containing protein, whose amino-acid sequence MIASATLSPALQRACSVLYLALRKFLMLAGLIFIIALIGQQSGRYDLLAGFRAVVPSSEAATLLGEEEAVDISAEPSLVSLSPRMRGALDYVSKRYRVADEALLPIFSTAQATARELHLDPLLIIAVIGVESGFNPFSQSVVGAQGLMQVIPRFHLDKLPEEIPSASFLDPVTNVQVGARVLKESIRRNGGLEEGLQQFGGAVSDPERRYAGKVLAEKQRLEQAALRLRTTT is encoded by the coding sequence ATGATCGCTTCTGCTACCCTTTCCCCCGCACTTCAGCGGGCTTGTTCTGTCCTCTATCTGGCGCTCAGGAAATTCCTGATGCTGGCCGGACTGATTTTCATCATCGCCCTGATTGGCCAGCAAAGTGGCCGCTATGACCTGCTGGCAGGTTTCCGGGCCGTCGTTCCTTCGTCCGAAGCTGCTACCCTGCTCGGTGAAGAGGAAGCTGTCGATATTTCTGCCGAGCCGTCGCTGGTTTCCCTCAGCCCGCGCATGCGTGGTGCGCTGGATTACGTATCCAAGCGTTACCGGGTGGCCGACGAGGCCCTGCTGCCGATTTTTTCGACAGCGCAGGCCACGGCGCGCGAGTTGCATCTTGATCCGCTGCTGATCATCGCGGTCATCGGTGTCGAGTCCGGCTTCAATCCGTTCTCGCAAAGCGTCGTCGGCGCCCAGGGCTTGATGCAGGTCATTCCCCGCTTTCATCTCGACAAGCTGCCGGAAGAGATCCCCAGTGCATCCTTTCTCGACCCGGTGACCAATGTCCAGGTCGGTGCCCGCGTGCTCAAGGAGTCGATCCGTCGCAACGGTGGTCTGGAAGAAGGCCTGCAGCAGTTCGGCGGGGCGGTCAGCGATCCCGAGCGGCGTTACGCCGGCAAGGTGCTGGCCGAGAAGCAGCGTCTGGAGCAGGCCGCGCTGCGCCTGCGCACGACGACCTGA
- the lnt gene encoding apolipoprotein N-acyltransferase, with translation MLISRLPERAARRLALAALTGAAGVLCFAPFGLFWLAPVVWLVLFALFVAADNTRQAALNGLAFGLGFFLTGVSWVYVSLSVFGGMPWWLAGTAAFLFCAVLALFPALAGGLFKRWQPEAFWQQALYFAALIATVDWVRTWLFTGFPWLALGYSQAPPSPLAGFAPLLGVHGLSLLVALAGALLLRWRIGVPVLCILAAGGFGLRQIEWTQPVGTPVSVALVQGNVPQEMKFRPEAFFRTLDLYQQLIEQHPAQLTILPETALPVFIDQLPPEYVQELQRSVRAHGGDLITGTLTGDLDHYWNSAVSLGSSASQVYSKQHLVPFGEFIPAGFAWIMAQANIPLSAFSRGPESQPPLAVAGQHVAVNICYEDVFGEEIIRALPQAGILANLSNTAWFGHSLAQPQHLQIAQLRAAETGRPMLRATNTGMTAIVAAGGDIQAVLPAFTTGVLQGEVVARSGTTPFIRYGNYGFLLLAGLFVLASRWPRRR, from the coding sequence GTGCTGATCAGCCGGCTGCCTGAGCGAGCCGCGCGCCGCCTGGCCCTGGCCGCCCTGACCGGTGCGGCCGGCGTACTCTGCTTCGCACCCTTCGGGCTGTTCTGGCTGGCGCCTGTCGTCTGGCTGGTGCTGTTTGCGCTTTTCGTCGCCGCCGACAACACCCGCCAGGCCGCGCTGAACGGCCTCGCCTTCGGCCTCGGCTTCTTCCTGACCGGGGTTTCCTGGGTCTATGTCAGTCTCTCGGTCTTCGGCGGCATGCCCTGGTGGCTGGCCGGCACCGCCGCGTTCCTGTTCTGTGCCGTACTGGCGCTCTTTCCCGCCCTGGCCGGCGGGCTGTTCAAGCGCTGGCAACCTGAGGCCTTCTGGCAACAGGCGCTTTACTTCGCCGCGCTGATCGCAACGGTCGACTGGGTCAGAACCTGGCTTTTCACCGGCTTCCCCTGGCTCGCCCTCGGTTATTCGCAAGCGCCGCCCAGCCCGCTCGCCGGTTTTGCACCACTGCTCGGCGTGCACGGCCTGAGCCTGCTTGTCGCACTGGCCGGCGCCCTGCTGCTGCGCTGGCGCATCGGCGTTCCGGTACTTTGCATTCTTGCCGCTGGCGGCTTTGGCCTGCGCCAGATCGAATGGACCCAGCCGGTCGGCACTCCGGTCAGCGTCGCGCTGGTGCAGGGCAATGTGCCGCAGGAAATGAAATTCCGTCCGGAAGCCTTCTTCCGGACACTCGATCTGTATCAGCAACTGATCGAACAGCACCCGGCGCAACTGACCATACTCCCGGAAACTGCTTTACCGGTCTTCATCGACCAGCTGCCACCGGAATATGTGCAGGAGCTGCAGCGCAGCGTGCGCGCGCATGGCGGCGACCTGATCACCGGCACACTGACCGGCGACCTCGACCATTACTGGAACAGCGCGGTCAGTCTCGGTTCCTCAGCGAGCCAGGTTTACAGCAAGCAGCACCTGGTGCCGTTCGGCGAATTCATCCCGGCCGGTTTTGCCTGGATCATGGCGCAGGCCAACATTCCGCTGTCCGCCTTCTCGCGCGGCCCGGAAAGCCAGCCGCCACTGGCCGTGGCCGGCCAGCACGTAGCGGTCAACATCTGCTACGAGGACGTTTTCGGCGAGGAAATCATCCGCGCCCTGCCCCAGGCCGGCATTCTTGCCAACCTGTCGAATACCGCCTGGTTCGGCCATTCGCTGGCCCAGCCGCAGCATTTGCAGATCGCGCAGCTGCGCGCCGCCGAAACCGGCCGCCCGATGCTGCGCGCCACCAATACCGGCATGACCGCCATCGTTGCCGCCGGCGGCGACATCCAGGCCGTGCTGCCGGCCTTCACGACCGGCGTGCTGCAGGGCGAGGTCGTCGCCCGCAGCGGCACGACGCCGTTCATCCGTTACGGCAATTACGGTTTCCTGCTGCTCGCCGGCTTGTTTGTGCTCGCCAGCCGCTGGCCGCGCCGGCGTTAG
- a CDS encoding HlyC/CorC family transporter — protein MDSDSNKPGFIERLTSLLLREPDDREQLLEILHGAYERNLMDADALTIIEGALAASDTRVTDVMIPRAQMDVIDVEDPLSEIVPVVIEAAHSRFPVVDGDRDNVLGVLLAKDLLRIQTEESFDLRDWLRPAVFIPESKRLNVLLREFRVSRNHMAIVVNEYGGVAGLVTIEDVLEQIVGDIEDEYDFDEAHDNIRLDSTGRYRVKARTEIEDFNAAFTTSFSDEEFDTVGGLILRHLGRVPKRNEIIDIDGIRFQVLRADSRRLYTLLVDVIKPQTGADQPAA, from the coding sequence ATGGACAGTGACAGTAATAAACCCGGCTTTATCGAACGACTGACTTCCCTGCTGCTGCGCGAGCCTGATGACCGCGAGCAGTTGCTGGAAATCCTGCATGGCGCTTACGAGCGCAACCTGATGGACGCCGATGCGCTGACCATCATCGAAGGGGCGCTTGCCGCTTCCGACACCCGCGTCACCGACGTGATGATCCCGCGGGCCCAGATGGACGTCATCGACGTCGAAGATCCCCTCAGCGAAATCGTCCCGGTCGTCATCGAAGCAGCGCACTCGCGCTTTCCGGTGGTCGACGGCGACCGCGACAACGTGCTCGGCGTCCTGCTCGCCAAGGACCTGCTGCGCATCCAGACCGAAGAAAGCTTCGACCTGCGCGACTGGCTGCGCCCGGCCGTGTTCATTCCGGAATCGAAGCGCCTCAACGTGCTGCTCCGTGAATTCCGCGTCTCGCGCAACCACATGGCCATCGTCGTCAATGAATACGGCGGCGTCGCCGGCCTGGTCACCATCGAAGACGTGCTCGAACAGATCGTCGGCGACATCGAGGACGAATACGACTTCGACGAGGCGCACGACAACATCCGCCTCGACTCCACCGGCCGCTACCGCGTCAAGGCGCGTACCGAGATCGAGGACTTCAACGCCGCCTTCACGACCAGCTTCTCCGACGAGGAGTTCGACACCGTCGGCGGCCTGATCCTGCGCCACCTGGGTCGTGTGCCGAAGCGCAACGAAATCATCGACATCGACGGCATCCGCTTCCAGGTTCTGCGTGCCGACAGCCGCCGGCTGTACACGCTGCTCGTCGACGTCATCAAGCCCCAGACCGGTGCTGATCAGCCGGCTGCCTGA
- the ybeY gene encoding rRNA maturation RNase YbeY, which translates to MNPTASKRLNLSVQYACNREGLPLRADFVRWARAALVGGGEVTIRLVDADEGQSLNNEYRGKDYATNVLSFPYDTEPLVMGDLVICPTVVAREASEQNKPLAAHYAHLVVHGMLHLQGWDHENDADAEAMEDEEKEILAAMGYPDPYAV; encoded by the coding sequence ATGAATCCCACAGCAAGCAAACGTCTTAACCTCTCCGTGCAATATGCCTGTAACCGCGAGGGCTTACCCTTGCGGGCGGATTTTGTCCGCTGGGCGCGCGCCGCGCTAGTCGGCGGCGGCGAAGTGACCATCCGCCTGGTCGATGCTGACGAAGGTCAGTCGTTGAACAACGAGTATCGCGGCAAGGACTACGCGACCAACGTGCTGTCCTTTCCGTACGACACCGAACCACTGGTGATGGGCGACCTGGTCATCTGTCCGACGGTGGTGGCGCGCGAGGCCAGCGAGCAGAACAAGCCGCTGGCGGCGCATTACGCCCATCTGGTGGTGCATGGTATGCTGCATTTGCAGGGCTGGGATCACGAAAACGACGCTGATGCCGAAGCCATGGAAGATGAAGAAAAGGAGATTCTCGCCGCGATGGGTTATCCAGACCCGTATGCGGTTTAA
- a CDS encoding PhoH family protein: MTFALAPVDNVLLANLCGPLDENIRQIETGFDVVIRRRNERFSISGEKAQLTADALRHFYGMARQPLSVDEIQLGLVQFTNGPVRRITPGSITDGPQLITRKTDLHGRTPRQVAYLKAIQEHDITFGIGPAGTGKTYLAVASAVDAFERDLVERIILTRPAVEAGERLGFLPGDLTQKIDPYLRPLYDALYDLMGHDRVSKLYEKHAIEIAPLAFMRGRTLNHAFIILDEAQNTTPEQMKMFLTRIGIGAKAVVTGDITQIDLPKGHKSGLREARDILQNVRGLAFTEFQKEDVVRHPLVARIVAAYESHSKQTS; the protein is encoded by the coding sequence GTGACGTTTGCGCTCGCACCGGTCGACAACGTTTTGCTGGCCAATTTGTGTGGCCCGCTCGACGAAAATATCCGCCAGATTGAAACCGGTTTCGATGTCGTCATTCGCCGGCGCAACGAGCGCTTCAGCATTTCGGGCGAAAAAGCCCAGTTGACCGCTGACGCGCTGCGCCACTTCTACGGCATGGCGCGCCAACCGCTGTCGGTCGATGAAATCCAGCTCGGTCTGGTGCAATTCACCAACGGCCCGGTCCGCCGCATCACGCCGGGCAGCATCACCGACGGCCCGCAGCTGATCACGCGCAAGACCGACCTGCACGGCCGCACGCCGCGCCAGGTCGCCTACTTGAAGGCGATCCAGGAGCACGACATCACCTTCGGCATCGGCCCGGCCGGCACCGGCAAGACCTACCTCGCCGTCGCTTCCGCCGTCGACGCCTTCGAGCGCGACCTCGTCGAGCGCATCATCCTGACCCGGCCGGCGGTTGAAGCCGGCGAACGCCTCGGCTTTTTGCCCGGCGACCTGACCCAGAAGATCGACCCCTACCTGCGCCCGCTCTACGACGCGCTGTACGACCTGATGGGTCACGACCGGGTCAGCAAACTCTACGAAAAGCATGCGATCGAGATTGCGCCGCTCGCCTTCATGCGCGGCCGCACGCTGAACCACGCCTTCATCATCCTCGACGAGGCGCAGAACACGACGCCGGAACAGATGAAGATGTTCCTGACCCGCATCGGCATCGGCGCCAAGGCCGTCGTCACCGGCGACATCACCCAGATCGACCTGCCCAAGGGTCACAAGAGCGGCCTGCGCGAAGCGCGCGACATCCTGCAGAATGTCCGCGGCCTGGCCTTTACCGAATTCCAGAAGGAAGATGTCGTGCGCCACCCGCTGGTTGCCCGCATCGTTGCCGCCTATGAATCCCACAGCAAGCAAACGTCTTAA
- the miaB gene encoding tRNA (N6-isopentenyl adenosine(37)-C2)-methylthiotransferase MiaB, which translates to MVKKLFIRTFGCQMNEYDSDKMADVLNASEEIVKTDNPEEADIILFNTCSVREKAQEKVFHDLGRVRHLKKLNPNLVIGVGGCVASQEGDAIVARAPYVDIVFGPQTLHRLPQLIADRKSSGKAAVDVSFPEIEKFDAMPPSEIKGASAFVSIMEGCSKFCTFCIVPYTRGGEVSRPFNDVLTEVADLAANGVGEVTLLGQNVNAYRGDMEGSEEKADLALLIEYIAEIPGIERIRYTTSHPREMSDRLIDTYRTVPKLVSHLHLPVQAGSDRVLAAMKRGYMTLEYKSIIRKLRAARPDISISSDFIVGFPGETDDDFEKTMKLIDDVGFDSSFSFLYSPRPGTPAIEMEDTTPTEVKSARLLRLQKRIDEQSQVISQAMVGSVQRVLVEGTSKKDVHELAGRTDNNRIVNFGGNPRLINTFVDVRITGVLSHTLRGEIVIREE; encoded by the coding sequence ATGGTAAAAAAATTGTTCATCCGCACTTTCGGGTGCCAGATGAATGAGTACGATTCGGACAAGATGGCCGACGTGCTCAACGCCTCCGAGGAAATCGTCAAGACCGACAACCCGGAAGAAGCCGACATCATCCTGTTCAACACCTGCTCGGTGCGCGAGAAGGCGCAGGAGAAGGTTTTCCACGATCTGGGCCGGGTGCGCCACCTAAAAAAGCTCAACCCGAATCTGGTGATCGGCGTCGGCGGCTGCGTTGCCAGCCAGGAAGGCGACGCCATCGTGGCGCGCGCGCCCTACGTCGACATCGTGTTCGGGCCGCAGACGCTGCACCGCCTGCCGCAGTTGATTGCCGACCGCAAGAGCAGCGGCAAGGCGGCGGTCGATGTCTCCTTCCCGGAAATCGAGAAATTCGATGCGATGCCGCCGTCCGAAATCAAGGGCGCCTCGGCTTTCGTCTCGATCATGGAAGGCTGCTCCAAGTTCTGCACCTTCTGCATCGTGCCCTACACGCGCGGCGGCGAGGTTTCCCGGCCGTTCAACGACGTCCTGACCGAAGTGGCCGACCTGGCTGCGAACGGCGTCGGCGAAGTGACGCTGCTCGGCCAGAACGTCAATGCCTATCGCGGCGACATGGAAGGCAGCGAAGAGAAGGCCGACCTCGCGCTGCTCATCGAGTACATCGCCGAAATCCCCGGCATCGAGCGCATCCGCTACACCACCTCGCATCCGCGCGAGATGTCCGACCGCCTGATCGACACCTACCGCACCGTACCGAAACTGGTCTCGCACCTGCATCTGCCCGTGCAGGCCGGCTCCGATCGCGTGCTGGCGGCGATGAAACGCGGCTACATGACCCTCGAGTACAAGTCGATCATCCGCAAGCTGCGCGCGGCGCGCCCGGACATTTCGATCTCCTCGGACTTCATCGTCGGCTTCCCCGGCGAGACGGACGACGACTTCGAGAAGACGATGAAGCTGATCGACGACGTCGGCTTCGACAGTTCCTTCTCCTTCCTCTACAGTCCGCGCCCCGGCACGCCGGCGATCGAGATGGAAGACACGACGCCAACCGAGGTCAAGTCGGCGCGTCTGCTGCGCCTGCAGAAGCGCATCGACGAGCAGTCGCAGGTGATCAGCCAGGCCATGGTCGGCAGCGTCCAGCGCGTGCTGGTCGAAGGCACGTCGAAGAAGGACGTACACGAACTGGCCGGACGCACCGACAACAATCGCATCGTCAATTTCGGCGGCAATCCCCGTCTAATCAACACCTTCGTCGATGTCCGCATCACCGGCGTGCTGTCGCATACCCTGAGGGGCGAAATTGTCATCCGCGAAGAGTAG
- the slmA gene encoding nucleoid occlusion factor SlmA → MAIQPGERRLHILQTLAGMLETPKGEKITTAALAAKLDCSEAALYRHFASKAQMFEGLIEFIEQSLFGVINQITTDESEGLKQVEQIIALLLRFAQKNRGMTRVLIGDALVNENERLQQRINALLDKVEAALKQALRIAATQENLKADADFGALANLLRCYVVGRWEQYARSGFSREPLAQWQQQWTMLYFACLSQSGTPGSD, encoded by the coding sequence ATGGCAATCCAACCCGGCGAACGCCGCCTGCACATCCTGCAAACCCTGGCCGGCATGCTCGAAACCCCGAAAGGGGAAAAGATCACCACCGCCGCCCTCGCCGCCAAGCTGGATTGCTCCGAAGCCGCGCTCTACCGCCACTTCGCCAGCAAGGCACAGATGTTCGAAGGCCTCATCGAATTCATCGAACAAAGCCTGTTCGGCGTCATCAACCAGATCACCACGGACGAAAGCGAAGGCCTCAAGCAGGTCGAGCAGATCATCGCCCTGCTGCTGCGCTTCGCCCAGAAAAACCGCGGCATGACGCGCGTCCTGATCGGCGACGCGCTGGTCAATGAAAACGAGCGCCTGCAGCAGCGCATCAACGCCCTGCTCGACAAGGTCGAAGCCGCCCTCAAGCAGGCCCTGCGCATCGCCGCCACCCAGGAAAACCTGAAGGCCGACGCCGATTTCGGCGCCCTCGCCAACCTGCTGCGCTGCTACGTCGTCGGCCGCTGGGAACAATACGCACGCAGCGGCTTTTCCCGCGAACCGCTGGCCCAGTGGCAACAACAATGGACCATGCTCTACTTCGCCTGCCTGTCGCAATCGGGAACACCGGGCAGCGATTGA
- a CDS encoding pyrimidine 5'-nucleotidase: protein MDNPTWLFDLDNTLHDASPHIFPQINRAMRDYIERHLGLDRQAANQIRQHYWERYGATLLGLIRHHPIDPHHFLRETHQFPDLAAKLVFQPATLHALRRLPGRKIIYSNAPRHYMDAVLRITGLWRHFDAAYSVESLGFRPKPMRSGFHALLRAEHLQARQCIMVEDSLANLVTAKKLGMKTVWVSAGLRQSPFVDVKIRSVLELPSRSGRL, encoded by the coding sequence ATGGACAACCCGACCTGGCTGTTCGACCTCGACAACACGCTGCATGATGCCAGCCCGCATATCTTTCCGCAGATCAACCGGGCGATGCGCGATTACATTGAGCGCCACCTTGGCCTCGACCGGCAAGCTGCCAACCAGATCCGCCAGCATTACTGGGAACGCTACGGCGCCACGCTGCTCGGCCTGATCCGCCACCACCCGATCGATCCGCACCACTTCCTGCGCGAGACGCACCAGTTCCCCGACCTCGCCGCCAAGCTGGTCTTCCAGCCGGCAACGCTGCACGCCCTCCGCCGCCTGCCCGGGCGCAAGATCATCTACTCCAATGCGCCGCGCCACTACATGGACGCCGTACTCAGGATCACCGGCCTGTGGCGCCATTTCGACGCCGCCTATTCGGTCGAAAGCCTGGGCTTCCGGCCCAAGCCGATGCGCAGCGGCTTTCATGCCCTGCTCCGCGCCGAACACCTGCAGGCCCGGCAATGCATCATGGTCGAAGACAGTCTGGCCAACCTGGTCACTGCCAAGAAACTCGGCATGAAGACTGTGTGGGTGAGCGCTGGCTTACGCCAATCGCCCTTTGTAGACGTCAAAATCAGGTCCGTATTGGAGTTACCTTCGCGCAGCGGTCGACTATAA
- the argB gene encoding acetylglutamate kinase encodes MSIEDLSPGIKAAVLAEALPYIKRFHGKTIVVKYGGNAMTDEHLKSCFARDVVLLELVGFNIVVVHGGGPQIENLLARVGKKGEFIQGMRVTDAETMEVVEMVLGGQVNKDVVNLINQAGGKAVGLTGKDGNFIRAKKLMLENKDHPGDLIDVGQVGEIVSIDPTLIDHLDKGSFIPVIAPIGVGKDGETYNINADVVAGKIAEVLKAEKLVLLTNTPGVLDKDGELITGITPKQIDEMVEDGTLSGGMLPKIGSALDAARNGVKGVHIIDGRVEHALLLEILTDHGVGTMIKSH; translated from the coding sequence ATGAGCATCGAAGACCTCTCCCCCGGCATCAAGGCCGCCGTTCTGGCCGAAGCACTGCCTTACATCAAGCGTTTCCACGGCAAGACCATCGTCGTCAAATACGGCGGCAACGCGATGACCGACGAACACCTGAAGAGCTGCTTCGCGCGTGACGTCGTGCTGCTCGAGCTGGTCGGCTTCAACATCGTTGTCGTGCATGGCGGCGGCCCGCAGATCGAGAATTTGCTGGCCCGCGTCGGCAAGAAGGGCGAATTCATCCAGGGCATGCGCGTCACCGACGCCGAAACCATGGAAGTCGTCGAAATGGTGCTCGGTGGCCAGGTCAACAAGGATGTCGTCAACCTGATCAATCAGGCCGGCGGCAAGGCTGTCGGCCTGACCGGCAAGGATGGCAACTTCATCCGCGCCAAGAAACTGATGCTGGAGAACAAGGACCATCCGGGCGACCTGATCGACGTCGGCCAGGTTGGCGAAATCGTCTCCATCGATCCGACCCTGATCGACCACCTCGACAAGGGTTCCTTCATCCCGGTCATCGCCCCGATCGGCGTCGGCAAGGATGGCGAAACCTACAACATCAACGCCGACGTCGTCGCCGGCAAGATCGCCGAAGTGCTCAAGGCCGAAAAGCTCGTGCTGCTGACCAATACGCCGGGCGTGCTCGACAAGGACGGCGAACTGATCACCGGCATCACACCCAAGCAGATCGACGAAATGGTCGAGGACGGCACACTGTCCGGCGGCATGCTGCCGAAGATCGGCTCGGCACTCGATGCCGCGCGCAACGGCGTCAAGGGCGTGCATATCATCGACGGCCGCGTCGAACATGCGCTGCTACTTGAAATCCTGACCGACCACGGCGTCGGCACCATGATCAAGTCGCACTGA
- a CDS encoding Hsp20/alpha crystallin family protein, which yields MANITRIDPLEDLFRGFFVRPVDFNGSPQQTPSIKMDVREEGDNYLVHAELPGVRKEDIHVVVDGNQVSLSAEVKQEKESREGDRLLRSERYFGKVSRSFQLGQEIDDSKAIAKFNDGVLELTLPKRQASPNKRLNIE from the coding sequence ATGGCAAACATCACCCGCATCGATCCGCTGGAAGATCTGTTCCGCGGCTTTTTCGTTCGCCCCGTTGATTTCAATGGCAGCCCGCAACAAACCCCGAGCATAAAAATGGACGTGCGCGAGGAAGGCGACAACTATCTGGTTCATGCCGAATTGCCCGGCGTCAGGAAGGAAGACATCCATGTCGTCGTGGACGGCAACCAGGTGTCGCTCAGCGCCGAAGTGAAGCAGGAGAAAGAAAGCCGCGAAGGCGACCGACTGCTTCGCTCGGAGCGCTATTTCGGCAAGGTATCGCGCTCCTTCCAGCTCGGCCAGGAAATCGACGACAGCAAGGCGATCGCGAAATTCAACGACGGCGTGCTCGAACTGACCCTGCCCAAACGCCAGGCCAGCCCGAACAAGCGCCTCAACATCGAATAA
- the nudB gene encoding dihydroneopterin triphosphate diphosphatase, giving the protein MSHYKRPVSVLVVIHTPALDVLLIERAAHPGYWQSVTGSQEGDESLLATACREVMEETGLDAAAGKLSDWQQKNVYEIFAEWRHRYAPGVTHNTEHVFSLEIPAIQPVKLAPGEHIAQLWLPWQEAAARCFSTSNRDAILALPTRGAN; this is encoded by the coding sequence ATGAGCCACTACAAGCGACCGGTTTCCGTGCTGGTCGTCATCCACACCCCGGCCCTCGACGTCCTGCTTATCGAACGCGCCGCTCATCCCGGCTACTGGCAATCGGTCACCGGCAGCCAGGAGGGCGATGAAAGCCTGCTCGCCACCGCCTGCCGCGAGGTCATGGAAGAAACCGGACTCGATGCCGCCGCCGGCAAGCTCAGCGACTGGCAGCAGAAAAACGTCTATGAGATCTTTGCCGAATGGCGGCACCGCTACGCCCCCGGCGTCACACACAACACCGAGCACGTCTTCTCGCTCGAAATCCCGGCCATCCAGCCAGTCAAGCTCGCACCCGGCGAGCATATTGCCCAGCTCTGGCTCCCCTGGCAGGAAGCCGCAGCACGTTGTTTTTCAACGAGTAATCGCGACGCCATCCTGGCCCTGCCGACGCGCGGAGCAAATTAA
- a CDS encoding barstar family protein: MPQHAPKKSLASGLFHFLPVDRPEIEKIARRQGSRLLPVDLSHACSRELVLHTLGQALAFPDWYGANLDALYDCLADDEWRSPHGSIVLISGLTTLRQADPETFATLLEVLGSATQAAGSRHPLCLLLDAPAPGIAPLPVA, encoded by the coding sequence ATGCCGCAGCACGCACCGAAAAAATCGCTCGCCTCCGGTTTATTCCATTTTTTACCGGTCGACCGTCCCGAAATCGAAAAAATCGCCCGCCGTCAAGGTAGCCGCTTGCTCCCGGTTGATCTCAGCCACGCCTGCTCTCGCGAATTGGTTCTGCACACGCTAGGCCAGGCGCTTGCCTTCCCCGACTGGTACGGCGCCAATCTCGATGCCTTGTACGACTGCCTGGCCGATGATGAATGGCGCAGCCCGCACGGCAGCATCGTTCTGATAAGCGGCCTGACAACGCTGCGCCAGGCCGACCCGGAGACCTTTGCAACATTGCTCGAAGTACTGGGCAGCGCCACCCAGGCCGCGGGCAGCAGACATCCCTTGTGCCTGCTGCTCGACGCACCCGCACCCGGCATAGCGCCCCTGCCCGTCGCATGA